A single genomic interval of Clostridium facile harbors:
- a CDS encoding family 78 glycoside hydrolase catalytic domain, which produces MKKFKRVIGLILAVCMLLSVFSIQTGALQGAKLTLSNLKTEELTNPLGVDTTNPNFSWVIQSSERGTLQTAYQIKVYQESPDGTVVWDTGKVTSPNSINVKYEGDALASSTKYYWQVKVWDNHGNESAFSEPAYFSTGKFDPETELKADWITYNADAGEVDYNPIKIKFDQPITAQYFRFAVQKMGLPSTVGQYRTRIAEIEAYNSQTDPNYENNLLYKKSTSTQNQDNVSKIWNNSYINDGVRDSVKVPAGYQSRYALDPDLQNEKYIDENGDYINNSNGKVKSFNDWVNFKLGSDVTIDEVWIYPALGNEAISDPSKVADFPSSYTVSFTNNDSLYAAKPSLTDSGEDINTQWVIGEQVVDAEAPANELPTGNSLPLIAKSFNTDSGKQIKSATLYSSGLGIYEMRINGNKVTDNVLEPGLTEYEKSIFYNTYDVTELLNNEGENVIGAMLGNGIYDNPRYALRYSKADRTNGKLKLYAQLEITYEDGSTQTILSDDSWKWTNGPTVLSHWYGGEDYDARLEQPGWDSPGFDYSNWQNCVIENTMLSSSDGSEVPMGAFKSRMYPGSKIVDTHETVNFYHPEENVYVFDLGVNFAGWFELNATLPEGTKLKMLPAEQFNSSTQRVSQASYGETPLYDTYIFKGDENGETWHPNFMYHGFRWLEVTVIGDTDVELTPDMIRGLEIMVSNEQVGEFETSDQDVNAVHDLILRSAENNMYDTYTDCPQREKLGWMEQSHLTYELLSYNYNIAAYMEKIAQDQREGQYEDGLMPSTLPGYSPQGGNYNDDLSWGGAAILVPWYTYETYGDKQILEKSWDAMQKLMQHYNNRRDSYKQGLDEAIAADPSLSYTDFDYVLYDYGLGDWGEYQGDPYGVKVQTQISQSTVLITTPVYAQLAKTMSEIATTLGDTEKAAEYATLYENIKAEFNKLFFNYETGMYKGPVKENNKQQEAFAPLQDFDLQSVYSLALFNDLVPEGYEEMVLQNLVNNIVENDYHLNTGEVTLKYMISVLRENGYNDLVYKMAMNDTMPSYTYFIGRNTSLPEHWNGSGSQSHIMMGHIDQWFYEGIGGINNDGIAFENFTLSPYIPEGMTSANTATTTKYGEIRSNWNYTDGNFNWEVVVPTNTTATIVIPVKDATAVTESGNDILGKDGNGLTFAGIDENGYCTYTVGSGSYHFTATDKAQPSKTILNTVIAYAEEQQADPAFDNVIADVQKSFTAALENAKAVAANTGATQEEVNAAWQTLLNEIHKLGFVKGDITSLQKLVNTASSYDLTKYVEAGQAEFKEALAAAQELLADKDNALANEIETAETNLLNAMLNLRFKADKSILEQVIAEANSKDATSYTAESYAVLTSALEKATNVLADENATQQDVDTAVESVQTAMDGLVALSVTPVEAPTENNAVDQTTQTGQETTTTKANAAKTGDVAPIAMVVTLATAASALVLLNKKRK; this is translated from the coding sequence ATGAAAAAATTCAAACGAGTAATTGGATTGATTCTGGCAGTATGTATGCTGCTCTCTGTTTTTTCAATCCAAACTGGTGCTTTGCAAGGCGCAAAACTTACATTAAGTAATTTAAAAACCGAAGAATTAACCAACCCTCTTGGGGTGGATACTACAAACCCAAACTTTAGCTGGGTAATCCAATCCAGCGAAAGAGGTACGCTGCAAACCGCTTACCAAATTAAAGTATATCAGGAAAGCCCAGATGGCACAGTTGTATGGGATACTGGAAAGGTGACATCCCCAAATAGTATCAATGTAAAATATGAAGGTGATGCTCTGGCTTCTTCCACAAAATATTATTGGCAAGTAAAAGTATGGGATAATCACGGCAATGAAAGTGCATTCAGCGAACCTGCCTATTTTTCCACCGGTAAATTTGATCCTGAAACCGAATTAAAAGCGGATTGGATTACTTACAACGCAGATGCAGGAGAAGTGGATTATAATCCTATTAAAATCAAGTTTGACCAACCAATTACTGCCCAATACTTCCGTTTTGCGGTACAAAAAATGGGACTTCCTTCCACAGTAGGACAATATAGAACTAGAATTGCTGAAATCGAAGCTTACAATTCACAAACAGACCCAAATTATGAGAACAACCTGCTGTACAAAAAAAGTACTTCTACTCAAAACCAGGACAATGTATCCAAAATATGGAACAATTCCTATATCAATGATGGCGTTAGAGATTCTGTAAAAGTGCCAGCCGGATACCAATCCCGCTATGCCCTTGACCCAGACCTGCAAAATGAAAAATACATTGATGAAAATGGAGACTACATCAACAACTCCAACGGTAAAGTAAAAAGCTTTAATGACTGGGTTAACTTTAAACTGGGCTCTGATGTTACCATTGATGAAGTATGGATTTACCCTGCTTTAGGAAATGAAGCAATATCCGACCCATCAAAGGTTGCTGACTTCCCTTCCAGCTATACTGTATCTTTCACGAACAATGACTCACTCTATGCCGCAAAACCTTCCTTGACAGACAGTGGGGAAGATATTAATACCCAATGGGTTATCGGTGAACAGGTTGTAGACGCTGAAGCGCCTGCCAACGAGTTGCCAACAGGGAATTCCCTTCCTTTAATCGCTAAATCTTTTAATACTGACAGTGGTAAACAGATCAAATCCGCTACCCTCTATTCCAGCGGACTCGGCATCTATGAAATGCGGATTAATGGCAACAAGGTGACTGACAACGTTTTGGAACCTGGTTTGACCGAATATGAAAAATCTATTTTCTACAATACATATGATGTAACAGAACTGTTAAACAACGAAGGCGAAAACGTAATTGGTGCAATGCTTGGGAACGGCATCTATGATAACCCAAGGTATGCGTTGCGTTACAGTAAAGCTGACCGCACCAACGGCAAACTGAAACTGTACGCCCAATTGGAAATTACCTATGAAGACGGTTCTACTCAGACCATCCTTTCTGATGACAGCTGGAAATGGACCAACGGCCCAACCGTGCTTTCCCATTGGTATGGTGGTGAGGATTATGACGCACGTCTGGAACAGCCAGGATGGGATTCACCAGGGTTTGACTATTCCAATTGGCAGAACTGTGTGATTGAAAATACCATGCTCAGCTCCAGTGATGGCTCCGAAGTTCCTATGGGGGCATTTAAATCCAGAATGTACCCAGGTTCCAAAATCGTGGATACTCACGAAACAGTGAACTTCTATCACCCTGAAGAAAATGTATATGTATTCGATTTAGGTGTAAACTTCGCAGGATGGTTTGAACTGAATGCGACTCTGCCCGAAGGTACTAAATTGAAAATGCTTCCTGCGGAACAGTTCAATTCTTCTACCCAAAGGGTTAGCCAGGCTTCTTATGGGGAAACTCCATTATACGATACCTACATTTTTAAAGGGGACGAAAATGGGGAAACATGGCATCCAAACTTCATGTACCATGGATTTAGATGGCTGGAAGTTACCGTAATTGGGGATACTGATGTGGAACTTACCCCTGATATGATTCGCGGTTTGGAGATTATGGTTTCTAACGAACAAGTTGGTGAATTTGAAACTTCAGACCAAGATGTAAACGCAGTACATGATCTGATTTTACGTTCAGCTGAAAACAACATGTATGATACTTATACCGACTGCCCTCAAAGGGAAAAATTAGGCTGGATGGAACAAAGCCATCTGACCTATGAGCTTCTTTCTTACAATTATAATATTGCTGCTTACATGGAAAAAATCGCACAAGACCAAAGGGAAGGCCAATATGAAGACGGTTTAATGCCAAGTACCCTGCCTGGCTACTCTCCTCAAGGTGGTAACTATAATGACGATTTATCCTGGGGTGGAGCCGCTATTTTGGTTCCATGGTACACCTACGAAACCTATGGCGACAAACAGATTTTGGAAAAATCCTGGGATGCGATGCAGAAACTGATGCAGCATTATAACAACAGACGGGACAGCTATAAACAAGGACTTGATGAGGCGATTGCCGCTGATCCTAGCCTGAGTTACACTGACTTTGATTATGTACTTTACGATTACGGTCTGGGTGACTGGGGCGAATATCAGGGCGATCCATATGGAGTAAAAGTACAAACCCAAATTTCTCAATCAACTGTATTAATCACTACTCCAGTTTACGCCCAATTAGCAAAAACAATGTCCGAAATCGCTACCACTTTAGGTGATACAGAAAAAGCTGCAGAATACGCAACTTTATACGAAAACATTAAAGCAGAGTTTAACAAACTGTTCTTCAACTACGAAACAGGTATGTATAAAGGACCTGTAAAAGAAAATAACAAACAGCAGGAAGCATTCGCACCACTACAGGACTTTGACCTCCAATCTGTTTACTCATTGGCATTATTCAATGATTTGGTGCCAGAAGGCTATGAAGAAATGGTATTACAAAACCTGGTAAACAACATTGTAGAAAATGACTACCACCTGAACACAGGGGAAGTTACCCTGAAATATATGATTAGTGTATTAAGGGAAAATGGCTACAATGACCTGGTTTATAAAATGGCAATGAACGATACCATGCCTAGCTATACCTACTTTATTGGCAGAAACACATCCCTTCCAGAACACTGGAACGGAAGCGGCTCCCAAAGCCATATTATGATGGGTCATATTGACCAATGGTTCTATGAGGGAATTGGTGGTATTAACAACGATGGAATCGCATTTGAAAACTTCACCCTCTCCCCTTATATTCCAGAAGGTATGACATCCGCCAATACTGCTACTACAACAAAATACGGCGAGATCCGTTCTAATTGGAATTACACAGACGGCAATTTCAATTGGGAAGTTGTTGTTCCTACTAACACAACCGCTACTATCGTTATCCCTGTAAAAGACGCTACTGCTGTTACCGAAAGCGGAAATGACATCCTTGGCAAAGATGGTAACGGATTGACTTTTGCAGGTATTGATGAAAACGGATATTGTACCTATACAGTAGGCAGCGGCAGTTATCACTTCACAGCAACCGACAAAGCGCAGCCTTCCAAGACCATCCTCAACACTGTGATTGCATACGCAGAAGAACAACAAGCTGACCCAGCATTTGATAATGTAATTGCAGATGTTCAAAAATCCTTTACTGCAGCACTGGAAAATGCCAAAGCAGTTGCAGCCAATACAGGGGCAACTCAGGAAGAAGTAAATGCAGCATGGCAGACTCTGTTGAACGAAATCCATAAACTGGGCTTTGTCAAAGGTGATATTACTTCCTTACAAAAATTAGTTAACACAGCGAGCAGTTATGACTTAACTAAGTATGTGGAAGCTGGGCAAGCAGAATTTAAAGAAGCATTAGCAGCAGCACAAGAATTGCTGGCAGACAAAGACAATGCTTTAGCAAACGAGATTGAAACAGCAGAAACAAACCTGTTAAACGCAATGCTAAACCTGCGATTCAAAGCAGATAAATCCATATTGGAACAGGTTATTGCAGAAGCAAATAGCAAAGACGCAACCTCATACACAGCAGAAAGCTACGCAGTATTGACATCAGCATTAGAAAAAGCAACTAATGTATTAGCTGACGAAAACGCTACACAACAA
- a CDS encoding glycosyl hydrolase has product MNKKKLWKKLLAGLTAGIVAVSALSINVNVLAAESDETSNTDNLLINSFLNPDDTSGLMARYWFPDAGAGYDSDGDGRGDYIYMVEDMINEFIEAGFGGVELTMLADNADYYDVGGSELASKIGWGTEAWSNIIAAAVDTANQYKEKTGQEFIVDVTITAHWPMIINTIDPNDDNQQQELSYTYQKLTAADLGLTRAARNDVYLDLPAMKTKDESNTDTNRSTFIFTDKLVSTVAAKVASVDQKGNPVLDYDSIVNLTDYAKKTEAYSAGIPNPDWTFMKLVDDGDGYYEWEYYTAEQAQAQLGVKLLTEPVALDPNDPGRYLDDATITVKKSTFSSTVTIVYADGTTTSFETGGPAGNQGIGETWFPANTAVTVTEKDGKTYYSTEGVDPNLILVVNADYFGEKRIAETGIMADTQYEYYVNGNKMKEALGEEVLAGLDSDDNIEAGDYVLVNTYRRGTGQVASGGENITMEGKTYAIDYFNSDGANEVLRYWNENILPHVYTREDGSTTTVQAALEKNGGTIFEDSIELSHTGQLWSKNLLDNFASYNGYSIAPYASLIAGLSCNDTTAANRINEDYSQTLSYQYTHEHNAVISDWAKGFGYSYRAQGHGLSAVDAGDSALAADIPESDNGSDGNGTRTIAGAVNLNPDQHYMSMEALTFGTGFSETPAWYYCLNTLNRYYSEGVNRVILHGTPFKKSYTDYDKQWPGWTFMSFMAWNSRQTWWDDVDIFTDYIARVQGILQDGTAKIPVAILKDAANSNLSASELMSNEQDMVGKGYTYNILTKGMIESEYAATTTNEDGKTVLSSEAEYQVLILDNISKMSVEAMQKIVDFAKAGLTIVDNNGNINAVYGTSYNGEDETIQSLYAELQQQPSYVKVSSDDEALAYIEENIDSGVSYDAKWLESTRFDDVDGSKYYLMYNESDESASSEHGGGPGEEAGDISTMVTLKGNGAPYKLDTATGEVTAITNYTSNNGTVSFQLDIEEGDLFYIVVSDNEAIAAQAIIPEETAEQTTIELGGENTWNLDLQSWGPLTEGNTDEDGNLIDPTLSEKIDLNGLTTTLVNWKDLSLTEEQLNTLGVSKASDISGIGTYSITVNVPNYGDQAKIWAVLNYDYNNLYNAVTQITVTNSNGTTDVEGINPLHHYLDLGTILTPGENTITIKVCGDLENRKNASNSAATMMAADAPAPPGGGPGGPGGSSTSENGLTNASLNLYTVGEVNKIDKHILEQVIANAEECVANGEVDNAITSVQKSFNEALENAKAVYQDESASQTAVDQAWLTLLKEIQKLGFIAGDTTNLNLLIEYAESLVPEQYVDFSAVETALNSAKEVVPGEAMKDEVQQATDTLLNALLDLRLKADKSVLEQVIAEANSKDATSYTAESYAVLTSAVEKATNVLADENATQQDVDTAVESVQTAIDGLVALSGTPVEAPTENNAVDQTTQTGQETTTTKANAAKTGDVAPIAMIATFVAAAGTLMFVNKKRK; this is encoded by the coding sequence ATGAACAAGAAAAAATTATGGAAAAAGCTACTGGCTGGCTTAACAGCCGGTATTGTCGCTGTTTCCGCATTATCCATTAACGTCAATGTATTGGCGGCGGAATCAGATGAAACAAGTAATACCGATAATCTGTTGATTAATTCGTTTCTAAATCCAGATGATACTTCTGGTCTAATGGCCCGTTACTGGTTCCCAGACGCAGGTGCTGGATACGACAGTGACGGTGATGGTCGTGGAGATTATATTTACATGGTTGAAGATATGATCAACGAATTTATTGAAGCTGGTTTTGGCGGTGTAGAACTGACCATGCTGGCTGATAATGCGGATTACTACGATGTTGGTGGAAGCGAATTGGCTTCAAAAATCGGCTGGGGCACCGAGGCATGGTCCAACATTATTGCTGCCGCAGTGGATACGGCAAACCAATACAAAGAAAAAACTGGACAGGAATTTATTGTTGATGTTACCATCACTGCACACTGGCCAATGATTATTAATACCATTGATCCAAATGATGATAATCAGCAACAAGAACTTTCCTATACTTATCAAAAATTAACAGCTGCTGACCTGGGATTGACAAGGGCAGCCAGGAATGATGTTTACCTTGACCTTCCTGCTATGAAAACCAAGGATGAATCCAATACCGATACCAACCGCTCTACTTTTATCTTTACCGATAAGCTGGTTTCTACGGTAGCGGCAAAAGTTGCTTCTGTTGACCAGAAAGGCAATCCAGTATTGGACTATGATTCAATTGTAAATTTAACAGATTATGCTAAAAAAACTGAAGCATATTCTGCTGGTATTCCAAATCCTGATTGGACTTTTATGAAACTGGTTGATGATGGTGACGGATACTACGAATGGGAATACTACACCGCAGAACAAGCACAAGCGCAATTGGGCGTTAAATTGTTAACAGAACCCGTTGCTTTGGATCCAAACGATCCAGGAAGATATTTGGATGACGCTACCATTACTGTTAAAAAATCCACTTTTAGTAGTACCGTTACCATTGTATACGCAGATGGAACCACAACCTCTTTTGAAACCGGCGGCCCTGCTGGCAACCAAGGGATTGGCGAAACATGGTTCCCCGCAAACACTGCTGTTACAGTAACTGAAAAAGATGGAAAAACTTATTATTCTACTGAGGGTGTTGACCCTAACCTGATTTTAGTTGTAAACGCTGATTATTTTGGAGAAAAACGTATTGCTGAAACAGGAATTATGGCGGATACCCAATATGAATACTATGTTAATGGTAACAAAATGAAAGAAGCATTGGGCGAGGAAGTGCTTGCCGGTTTGGATTCTGACGACAATATCGAAGCTGGCGACTATGTGCTGGTAAATACTTACCGTCGTGGTACAGGCCAGGTTGCTTCCGGCGGTGAAAATATCACAATGGAAGGGAAAACCTATGCTATTGATTACTTCAATTCCGATGGCGCAAACGAAGTGTTGCGTTATTGGAATGAAAACATCCTTCCACATGTATACACAAGAGAAGATGGCTCTACCACTACCGTACAGGCAGCATTGGAGAAAAACGGCGGCACCATTTTTGAAGATTCCATTGAATTAAGCCATACTGGACAATTGTGGTCCAAAAACCTGTTAGACAATTTTGCTTCCTATAATGGCTACAGTATTGCTCCATACGCAAGTTTAATTGCTGGTTTAAGTTGCAACGATACCACAGCTGCTAATAGAATCAATGAGGATTACAGCCAAACATTGTCTTACCAATACACCCACGAACATAATGCTGTAATTAGCGATTGGGCAAAAGGATTTGGCTATAGCTACCGTGCACAGGGACATGGTTTAAGCGCAGTGGATGCTGGTGATTCCGCTTTGGCTGCTGATATTCCGGAATCCGATAATGGCTCTGATGGCAACGGAACCCGTACCATTGCCGGAGCTGTAAACTTAAATCCAGACCAACACTATATGTCTATGGAAGCTTTGACCTTTGGTACAGGCTTTAGTGAAACTCCTGCATGGTACTATTGCCTGAATACATTAAACCGTTATTATTCCGAAGGGGTAAACAGGGTTATTTTACATGGTACTCCATTTAAAAAATCATACACAGATTATGATAAACAGTGGCCAGGCTGGACCTTTATGAGCTTTATGGCTTGGAACAGCCGTCAGACTTGGTGGGATGATGTGGATATCTTCACAGATTATATTGCTCGTGTGCAAGGTATTCTGCAAGACGGAACCGCAAAAATACCAGTCGCAATCCTGAAAGATGCTGCAAATTCCAATTTATCTGCTTCTGAACTGATGTCCAATGAACAAGATATGGTGGGGAAAGGTTATACCTACAATATCCTGACCAAAGGTATGATTGAAAGCGAATATGCTGCTACAACTACCAATGAGGATGGAAAAACTGTATTATCCTCTGAAGCGGAATATCAAGTTCTGATTCTGGATAATATCTCTAAGATGTCTGTAGAAGCAATGCAAAAAATCGTAGATTTCGCAAAAGCTGGTTTGACCATCGTGGATAACAACGGAAATATCAACGCTGTTTACGGCACTTCTTACAACGGCGAGGATGAAACCATCCAAAGCCTATATGCGGAACTGCAACAACAGCCATCCTATGTAAAGGTTTCTTCTGATGATGAAGCGCTTGCGTACATTGAGGAAAACATTGACTCGGGTGTTTCCTACGATGCGAAATGGCTGGAATCTACCCGTTTCGACGATGTTGACGGAAGCAAATACTATCTAATGTACAACGAATCCGATGAATCCGCATCTAGCGAACACGGTGGTGGCCCTGGCGAAGAAGCCGGTGATATTTCCACCATGGTTACTTTAAAAGGGAATGGTGCTCCTTACAAACTGGATACAGCCACCGGAGAAGTAACTGCTATCACAAACTACACATCCAACAATGGAACCGTAAGCTTCCAGTTGGATATTGAAGAAGGCGACCTGTTCTATATTGTAGTTTCTGATAATGAAGCAATTGCCGCACAGGCAATTATTCCAGAAGAAACGGCAGAACAAACTACAATCGAATTGGGTGGAGAAAATACTTGGAACCTGGATCTGCAAAGCTGGGGACCATTGACCGAAGGCAACACAGATGAGGACGGCAATTTAATCGACCCAACTTTATCTGAAAAAATTGATCTGAACGGTTTAACCACAACTCTGGTAAACTGGAAAGATTTAAGCCTAACCGAAGAACAACTAAACACTTTGGGGGTTAGCAAGGCTTCTGATATTTCTGGTATTGGAACCTATAGTATTACTGTAAACGTTCCAAACTACGGTGATCAAGCAAAAATTTGGGCAGTGCTCAACTACGATTATAACAATCTTTATAATGCGGTAACCCAGATTACTGTCACAAACTCCAATGGTACTACTGATGTAGAAGGAATTAACCCTCTGCACCATTACCTGGATTTAGGCACTATTTTAACCCCAGGAGAAAACACCATCACCATTAAAGTATGTGGCGATTTGGAAAACCGCAAAAATGCGTCTAATTCTGCTGCAACAATGATGGCAGCCGATGCACCAGCACCTCCAGGAGGAGGCCCAGGTGGCCCAGGTGGTTCTTCCACATCTGAAAATGGATTGACCAACGCTAGCCTGAACCTCTACACAGTAGGTGAAGTGAATAAAATCGATAAACACATTCTGGAACAAGTAATTGCAAACGCGGAAGAATGCGTTGCCAATGGTGAGGTAGATAACGCTATTACCAGCGTGCAAAAATCTTTCAATGAAGCTCTGGAAAACGCAAAGGCTGTTTATCAGGATGAATCCGCATCCCAGACAGCTGTTGACCAGGCTTGGCTAACCCTATTAAAAGAAATCCAAAAATTAGGATTCATCGCAGGGGATACCACCAATTTGAACCTGTTAATCGAATACGCGGAATCCCTAGTTCCAGAACAATATGTGGACTTCTCCGCAGTGGAAACAGCATTGAATTCCGCAAAAGAAGTAGTGCCTGGCGAAGCAATGAAAGACGAAGTGCAACAAGCTACGGATACTTTATTAAACGCTTTGTTGGATTTGAGATTGAAAGCGGATAAATCCGTATTGGAACAGGTTATTGCAGAAGCAAATAGCAAAGACGCAACCTCATACACAGCAGAAAGCTACGCAGTATTGACATCAGCAGTAGAAAAAGCAACTAATGTATTAGCTGACGAAAACGCTACACAACAAGATGTTGACACAGCAGTTGAATCCGTACAAACCGCAATAGATGGTTTAGTTGCATTGTCTGGAACCCCTGTTGAAGCTCCAACAGAAAATAATGCTGTTGACCAAACAACTCAAACTGGACAGGAAACTACAACCACAAAAGCAAATGCTGCTAAAACTGGCGATGTTGCTCCAATTGCAATGATTGCCACTTTCGTAGCTGCTGCTGGCACTTTAATGTTCGTAAACAAAAAAAGAAAATAA
- a CDS encoding NAD(P)H-dependent oxidoreductase, translating to MNILIIDACIREETSRTKKLLDQAITTIQQVHPEANIETVSLAQTNLNWFDYQSLKERDALLAQKKLEHPRFQLAHQFAQADGIVIAAPYWDASFPAILKVYIEHISVEGITFGCNSDGLYGMCNANYMLYLTTRGSTAAEFEQATPYLKALCFQFGIPSFLDISADGLDEFNVDSNAVLQEALTNTKLLCEKL from the coding sequence ATGAATATTCTAATCATTGACGCTTGCATACGAGAAGAAACCTCTCGCACCAAAAAACTATTGGATCAAGCAATTACTACGATTCAGCAAGTACATCCAGAAGCGAATATCGAAACAGTTTCGTTGGCACAAACCAATTTAAACTGGTTTGACTATCAATCTTTAAAAGAAAGGGATGCCTTGTTGGCGCAAAAAAAGTTGGAGCATCCTCGTTTCCAGCTGGCTCACCAATTCGCACAAGCTGACGGGATTGTAATCGCGGCACCTTATTGGGATGCCAGTTTTCCCGCTATTTTAAAAGTGTATATTGAACATATTTCGGTAGAAGGTATTACCTTTGGCTGTAACAGCGATGGTTTATATGGTATGTGTAATGCGAATTATATGCTCTACCTCACCACCAGAGGGAGTACCGCAGCGGAATTTGAGCAGGCAACCCCATATTTAAAAGCTCTTTGCTTCCAGTTTGGAATCCCTTCCTTTTTGGATATTTCCGCAGACGGATTGGATGAGTTCAACGTGGATTCCAACGCTGTGTTGCAAGAGGCTCTTACCAATACAAAGCTGTTATGTGAAAAACTATAG
- a CDS encoding Crp/Fnr family transcriptional regulator, which yields MVTQFMANHPLFCNIPQQAIPSILEQLNCRTENFKKGAILCHIGDYVQSMGVVLSGSINIENNDIWGNKNILANITPGQVFAETYACIPNEALMVTVTAAEDSQVLWIAIGKALLPSPTNPYFPVLIKNLLSIMASKNLHLTRKINHTSSKTIRGRILSYLSFQATKQGKQSFKIPFNRQQLADYLEVDRSALSNELSKMQKEGLLTYHLNQFHLNKI from the coding sequence ATGGTAACTCAATTCATGGCAAACCATCCTTTGTTTTGTAATATACCCCAACAGGCGATACCATCTATTTTAGAGCAGCTGAATTGCCGAACAGAAAATTTTAAAAAGGGTGCTATTCTTTGTCATATAGGGGACTATGTACAGTCTATGGGAGTAGTTCTTTCCGGCAGTATTAATATCGAAAATAATGATATCTGGGGAAACAAAAATATTCTTGCTAACATCACACCAGGGCAGGTATTTGCGGAAACCTATGCCTGTATCCCAAACGAGGCATTAATGGTAACCGTAACAGCAGCGGAGGATTCCCAAGTATTGTGGATAGCAATTGGAAAAGCGCTGCTCCCCTCTCCAACAAATCCGTATTTTCCAGTGTTAATTAAAAATCTGCTGTCTATTATGGCATCCAAAAACCTGCACCTAACCCGTAAAATTAATCACACTTCTTCTAAAACAATCCGTGGAAGAATACTTTCCTATCTTTCTTTTCAAGCAACCAAACAAGGAAAACAATCCTTTAAAATTCCTTTTAACCGCCAGCAGCTGGCAGATTATCTAGAAGTTGACCGCAGTGCCTTATCCAACGAATTAAGCAAAATGCAAAAAGAAGGGTTGTTGACCTACCATTTAAATCAGTTCCATTTAAACAAGATTTAA
- a CDS encoding cob(I)yrinic acid a,c-diamide adenosyltransferase, which translates to MNIYTKNGDQGNSTLINGKQIPKYDERFHLLGSIDELTSQIGMVKIKSDHRLQANLTHIQKLLMTIMASVADTTNPDYLLDETEVTWLEQQIDQIEQSFPRKKEFILPGETELSTRLDVARTVCRRAERWMAAVNSKYHVDQTSMKFINRLSDYLYIEGRYADYLD; encoded by the coding sequence ATGAATATTTATACGAAAAATGGCGATCAAGGAAATTCTACTTTGATAAACGGGAAACAAATTCCTAAATATGATGAACGGTTCCATCTGCTGGGTTCTATTGATGAACTAACCAGTCAGATTGGAATGGTAAAGATCAAAAGTGACCATCGGCTGCAAGCAAATTTGACCCATATCCAAAAATTATTAATGACAATCATGGCATCGGTTGCTGACACTACTAACCCGGATTATCTGTTGGACGAAACTGAAGTTACTTGGCTGGAACAACAAATTGACCAGATAGAACAATCTTTTCCTAGGAAAAAAGAATTTATCCTACCAGGAGAAACCGAGTTATCTACCCGCTTAGATGTAGCCCGAACTGTATGCCGCAGGGCAGAACGTTGGATGGCAGCGGTTAACAGCAAATATCATGTAGACCAAACTTCGATGAAATTTATCAACCGCCTCTCTGACTACCTTTATATAGAAGGCAGATATGCCGATTATCTTGATTAA
- a CDS encoding EamA family transporter, whose translation MWNYLWPVLVVIGANTFYNIAAKSTPQNVNSFASLVVTYLVAALLAMVLFFITSPNKNLMSEFSKINWTSIVFGIAIVALEFGYINLYRAGWKVSVGSLVTNIGLACVLLIVGVLLYKEVISLRQMIGMAICAVGLILISK comes from the coding sequence ATGTGGAATTATCTCTGGCCAGTTTTAGTAGTAATTGGAGCAAATACTTTTTATAATATTGCAGCGAAATCAACACCGCAAAATGTGAATTCATTCGCGTCCCTTGTTGTAACCTATTTGGTAGCCGCTCTTTTAGCGATGGTGCTGTTTTTCATAACGTCTCCCAATAAAAACTTGATGTCAGAGTTTAGTAAAATTAACTGGACCTCTATTGTATTTGGCATTGCCATTGTGGCACTTGAGTTTGGATATATCAATCTTTACCGTGCAGGTTGGAAAGTAAGCGTCGGTTCCTTAGTAACCAATATCGGGCTGGCATGTGTATTACTTATAGTAGGAGTTTTATTGTATAAAGAAGTAATTTCCCTACGGCAGATGATAGGTATGGCAATCTGCGCAGTTGGTTTGATTTTAATCAGCAAATAA